In a single window of the Longimicrobiales bacterium genome:
- a CDS encoding tetratricopeptide repeat protein, whose amino-acid sequence MPGSRTQQLIMRGRAALAAGAFARALDDFDGAAERAPGYADVHNLRGCCLAGLRRLEEAIEAFDRAIEINEDYVEAHDNRARTLRSAGRSAEAEAAARRGAQAAQAQQQGGRYPARLAARLANMHAELGDLYSDHGHHVEAAEQYRRATAIRPSFIDIRNRLARTLIELGLLEAAMRELQSVLAQNPTYTAARANLGLALCRAGLVEDARAQWQHCVLQQREEDEALDAQLVGLYRELSASLQEQGMIDQQTAAG is encoded by the coding sequence ATGCCAGGATCGAGGACGCAGCAGTTGATCATGCGCGGCCGTGCCGCACTCGCCGCCGGCGCATTTGCCCGCGCCCTCGATGATTTCGATGGTGCGGCAGAGCGTGCGCCGGGCTATGCCGACGTGCACAACCTGCGCGGCTGCTGCCTGGCCGGGCTGCGCCGCCTGGAGGAAGCGATCGAGGCGTTCGACCGGGCGATCGAGATCAACGAGGACTACGTGGAGGCGCACGACAACCGCGCGCGGACGCTGCGCAGTGCGGGGCGCAGCGCGGAAGCCGAGGCGGCGGCCCGGCGTGGCGCACAGGCCGCACAGGCGCAGCAACAGGGCGGGCGGTACCCGGCACGGCTGGCCGCCCGCCTCGCCAACATGCATGCCGAGCTCGGCGACCTCTACTCGGACCATGGCCACCACGTCGAGGCAGCCGAGCAGTACCGGCGAGCGACGGCAATCCGGCCTTCCTTCATCGACATCCGCAACCGCCTTGCACGCACCCTGATCGAGCTGGGCCTCCTGGAAGCGGCCATGCGGGAGCTGCAGTCGGTGCTCGCGCAGAACCCGACGTACACCGCGGCGCGCGCCAACCTGGGGCTCGCACTCTGCCGTGCGGGACTGGTCGAGGATGCACGCGCACAGTGGCAGCACTGCGTGCTGCAGCAGCGGGAGGAGGACGAAGCGCTGGACGCGCAACTCGTCGGGCTCTACCGCGAGTTGTCGGCATCCCTCCAGGAGCAGGGAATGATCGATCAACAGACCGCAGCGGGTTGA